In Candidatus Hinthialibacter antarcticus, a genomic segment contains:
- a CDS encoding chemotaxis protein CheX: MKVEFINPFIEAASQVLEEIAQLKSERGALRLKNTNEPFRDVCAIIGLVGDVQGQVIYGFDQTTARSVVSKMMMGAEVTEFDEMARSALGELGNIISGKASIGMEELGLMIDLSPPTLVMAQNVHISTLKIPMIVVPLDTECGIIDLYVGIEQKEK; this comes from the coding sequence GTGAAAGTAGAATTTATTAATCCGTTTATTGAAGCAGCGTCTCAAGTGTTGGAAGAAATCGCCCAATTAAAATCGGAGCGAGGCGCACTTCGGCTGAAAAATACCAATGAGCCTTTTCGAGATGTCTGCGCCATTATTGGTTTGGTTGGCGATGTTCAGGGGCAAGTCATTTATGGCTTTGACCAAACCACCGCGCGCAGCGTGGTCTCTAAAATGATGATGGGCGCCGAAGTTACCGAATTTGACGAAATGGCCCGTAGCGCCCTGGGCGAACTCGGCAACATTATCTCAGGCAAAGCCTCCATCGGAATGGAAGAACTCGGCCTCATGATTGACTTATCGCCTCCGACCCTGGTCATGGCGCAAAACGTCCACATTTCAACCTTGAAGATTCCAATGATCGTGGTCCCGCTCGATACCGAATGCGGAATCATTGATTTATATGTTGGAATTGAACAGAAAGAGAAATAA
- a CDS encoding protein-glutamate O-methyltransferase, translated as MSVTATIPNSEKTQTPAASRFLSPAMSDKEFKELRSLIFDSIGIEIREHKKHLLVNRLAKRLRQLGLPRFSDYLGYLETSQNRHKEMVELVDAVTTNKTDFFREPKHFQVMDEVSLPALLADPARNNRNVKVWCSASSSGEEPYTLAICLAEYFQKKPGWTFEILASDVSETMLRTAASGIYPEERIQPVQFELLRKYFLKGEKRYKVKPELTKHVTYKKINLKHDFHNSLSGYDIIFCRNVLIYFNQDSQDQIIEKHWRVLKPGGYLFLGHSETLHKTSGLFEYIAPSVYRKPMKSA; from the coding sequence ATGAGCGTCACCGCAACCATTCCCAATTCTGAGAAAACTCAAACGCCGGCCGCCAGTCGGTTTCTGTCTCCGGCGATGAGCGACAAAGAGTTTAAAGAATTACGCAGCCTCATCTTCGATTCCATTGGGATCGAAATTCGCGAACACAAAAAACACTTGCTGGTGAATCGCCTCGCCAAACGGCTGCGCCAATTGGGGCTGCCGCGCTTTAGCGACTATCTCGGGTATCTGGAAACCAGCCAAAACCGCCATAAAGAAATGGTTGAGTTGGTTGACGCCGTCACCACAAACAAGACTGACTTCTTTCGCGAACCCAAGCATTTTCAAGTGATGGATGAAGTCTCGTTACCAGCGCTGTTAGCAGACCCGGCGCGAAACAATCGAAATGTGAAAGTTTGGTGCTCGGCGTCTTCGTCTGGCGAAGAGCCTTATACCTTAGCGATTTGTTTAGCGGAATATTTTCAGAAGAAGCCTGGATGGACGTTTGAAATTCTCGCGTCTGATGTTTCTGAAACCATGTTGCGCACGGCGGCGTCTGGCATCTACCCGGAAGAGCGCATCCAGCCGGTTCAGTTTGAGTTATTACGAAAATATTTTCTCAAAGGCGAGAAACGCTACAAAGTCAAACCGGAACTGACCAAGCACGTTACCTATAAAAAAATCAACCTGAAACACGATTTTCATAATTCGCTATCGGGTTATGACATTATTTTTTGCCGCAACGTATTGATTTATTTTAACCAGGATTCACAAGACCAAATCATTGAAAAACACTGGCGCGTATTAAAACCCGGCGGCTACTTATTTTTGGGGCATAGCGAAACGCTCCATAAAACCAGCGGTCTGTTTGAATACATCGCGCCGTCTGTTTATCGAAAACCTATGAAAAGCGCCTAG